One genomic window of Helicobacter canis includes the following:
- the rplA gene encoding 50S ribosomal protein L1, producing MKNKVAKRIQNLTEKVDANKFYDIDSGISVVKSLASAKFDETVELALRLGVDPRHADQMIRGAVVLPHGTGKKVRVAVFAKGTKADEAKNAGADVVGDDDLAEEIKNGNINFDIVIATPDMMALVGKVGRILGPKGLMPNPKTGTVTMDVSKAVSNAKSGQVNFRVDKKGNIHAPIGKVSFSEDKIKDNMLELVKTINRLKPSSAKGKFIRGGVLSLTMSPAVKLDAQILMDVK from the coding sequence ATGAAGAACAAAGTAGCAAAAAGAATCCAAAATTTAACTGAAAAAGTCGATGCCAATAAGTTTTATGATATAGATTCTGGTATTAGCGTGGTTAAGTCTCTAGCATCGGCTAAATTTGATGAAACAGTCGAGTTGGCTTTACGGCTGGGCGTCGATCCACGCCACGCAGATCAAATGATCCGAGGAGCAGTTGTTTTACCGCATGGGACAGGCAAGAAAGTTCGTGTTGCCGTATTTGCTAAGGGGACAAAAGCTGATGAAGCTAAAAATGCGGGAGCTGATGTTGTAGGCGATGATGATCTTGCAGAAGAAATCAAGAATGGCAACATAAACTTTGACATTGTTATTGCAACGCCTGATATGATGGCTCTTGTCGGTAAAGTTGGTAGAATCTTAGGTCCAAAAGGACTAATGCCAAACCCAAAAACAGGGACTGTTACAATGGATGTAAGCAAAGCAGTTTCTAATGCAAAAAGCGGACAGGTTAATTTCCGTGTCGATAAAAAGGGAAATATACACGCACCTATAGGAAAAGTGAGCTTTTCTGAAGATAAAATTAAAGACAATATGCTTGAGCTAGTCAAGACAATTAATCGACTCAAACCATCTAGTGCAAAGGGTAAGTTTATCCGTGGTGGAGTGCTATCCCTAACTATGTCCCCTGCTGTCAAGCTTGATGCGCAGATTCTTATGGATGTAAAGTAA
- the rplK gene encoding 50S ribosomal protein L11, whose translation MAKKIVGELKLQIPAGKANPSPPVGPALGQRGINIMEFCKAFNEKTKDMGDFNIPVIITVYQDKSFTFITKKPPVTDLIKKASGISKGSDNPLKNKVGKLTSKQLQDIAEAKMEDLNANDIEAAKKIVAGSARSMGIEIVG comes from the coding sequence ATGGCAAAGAAAATAGTAGGTGAATTAAAACTTCAAATTCCCGCAGGAAAGGCGAATCCATCTCCACCCGTTGGTCCAGCTCTTGGACAAAGGGGGATCAATATTATGGAATTTTGCAAAGCTTTTAATGAAAAGACTAAAGACATGGGTGATTTTAACATACCAGTTATCATTACTGTCTATCAGGACAAGAGCTTTACTTTTATCACAAAAAAACCACCCGTAACAGATCTTATCAAAAAGGCTTCTGGCATCTCGAAAGGATCCGATAATCCCTTAAAAAATAAGGTTGGTAAGCTCACTTCTAAACAGTTGCAAGATATTGCTGAGGCAAAAATGGAAGATCTTAACGCTAATGATATAGAAGCGGCTAAAAAAATTGTTGCTGGGTCTGCGCGAAGTATGGGTATAGAAATTGTAGGATAA
- a CDS encoding cytolethal distending toxin subunit B family protein: protein MSYISRHQILHRFVFVYSTLCLIIAHALADMRDYKIGSWNLNDTQMPIEEKWNNTIRSLLGGSNGVDILALQEVGGLPTNVDFIKTFTLPYATTLPIQEYQWDLGKGYGKVFVYFMRADTNMRGINLAIITKKRATEVFAIKPSNKISLPMLAIALNDDVFITMDSIDRKGADTPANIANTFDYFAKHPRAQTLQWLILGSFNTHPQALQAAIPPSLQERIAIIAPTVATRKNGGILEYALSGNSGKSPYLAPTLKAHLGYSNVRLQFDSAHIPIIFSK from the coding sequence ATGTCTTATATATCACGCCATCAAATATTGCATAGATTTGTGTTTGTATATAGCACGCTGTGTCTCATCATCGCACACGCTTTAGCCGATATGCGCGACTACAAAATAGGCTCGTGGAATCTCAATGACACACAAATGCCCATTGAAGAAAAGTGGAACAATACCATCCGCAGTCTCCTTGGCGGAAGCAATGGCGTAGATATTTTGGCACTACAAGAAGTGGGCGGTCTCCCCACAAATGTGGATTTTATCAAGACTTTCACCCTACCCTATGCCACCACACTGCCTATCCAAGAGTATCAATGGGATCTAGGCAAAGGATATGGCAAAGTATTTGTCTATTTTATGCGTGCTGATACAAATATGCGCGGCATCAATCTTGCCATCATCACAAAAAAACGCGCCACTGAGGTCTTTGCCATTAAGCCAAGCAATAAAATCTCGCTGCCAATGTTAGCAATCGCCTTGAATGATGATGTGTTTATCACAATGGATTCTATCGATAGAAAAGGAGCAGACACCCCTGCTAATATCGCCAATACATTTGACTACTTCGCCAAACACCCAAGAGCGCAAACGCTGCAGTGGCTTATCCTTGGGAGCTTTAATACCCACCCACAAGCCCTGCAAGCAGCAATCCCCCCAAGCTTGCAAGAGCGGATCGCTATCATCGCACCAACTGTAGCAACTAGGAAAAATGGTGGAATCCTAGAATATGCGCTTAGTGGTAATTCTGGGAAGTCTCCCTACCTAGCCCCCACACTCAAAGCCCACCTAGGATATAGCAATGTAAGGCTACAATTTGATTCGGCTCATATCCCTATAATATTTAGCAAATAA
- the nusG gene encoding transcription termination/antitermination protein NusG, with translation MSLGWYAIQTYSGSEQSVKKAIENLVQELGLQDRVKEVVVPTEDIYEMKDGAKKISARSIYPGYVFIHVDLDTSLWHTIQSLPRVSGFIGESKKPTPLSEADITHILEKNTNRAAPKPKVSFDPGEVVRINEGPFANFTATVEGYDIEHKKLKLNVSIFGRNTPIEILYSQVEKIV, from the coding sequence ATGTCGCTAGGTTGGTATGCTATACAAACATATTCTGGCAGTGAGCAATCAGTAAAAAAAGCCATTGAAAATCTTGTTCAAGAGCTTGGTCTCCAAGACAGAGTAAAAGAGGTGGTTGTTCCTACAGAAGACATCTATGAGATGAAAGATGGAGCAAAGAAAATAAGTGCGAGAAGTATATATCCAGGATATGTATTTATACATGTGGATTTGGATACATCGCTTTGGCATACGATCCAATCCCTTCCTAGGGTCAGCGGTTTCATTGGTGAGAGCAAGAAGCCAACTCCACTGAGCGAGGCAGATATTACCCATATCCTAGAGAAAAACACAAACCGCGCAGCACCTAAGCCTAAGGTGTCGTTTGACCCCGGAGAAGTTGTAAGAATCAATGAAGGTCCTTTTGCTAACTTCACTGCAACTGTTGAAGGATACGATATTGAACACAAAAAGCTGAAGCTAAATGTTTCTATCTTTGGGAGAAATACTCCAATAGAAATCTTGTATTCACAAGTGGAAAAAATAGTTTAA
- the rplJ gene encoding 50S ribosomal protein L10, whose protein sequence is MTKVQKQEMVETLTQEFRTAQALLVCDYKGIGVKSLEELRHNARQANVKVQVIKNTLARIALNNANMPELDIKDTNIFIWGEDQISLAKIAVKFAEANAEKFVIKTGSFEGQKVDKDHIISVSKLPSREELIGMLLSVWTAPARYFATGLDNLRKQKEQNS, encoded by the coding sequence ATGACCAAAGTTCAGAAACAAGAAATGGTTGAAACACTAACACAAGAGTTTAGAACTGCTCAAGCTCTGCTTGTGTGTGATTACAAAGGGATTGGAGTAAAATCCCTAGAAGAGTTGCGCCACAATGCTAGGCAAGCAAATGTTAAAGTCCAAGTCATAAAGAATACCTTGGCTCGCATTGCTCTAAACAATGCGAATATGCCTGAGCTTGACATTAAAGATACAAATATCTTTATTTGGGGAGAAGATCAAATCTCTTTGGCAAAGATTGCTGTCAAGTTTGCCGAAGCAAATGCGGAAAAGTTTGTTATCAAGACTGGTAGTTTTGAAGGACAAAAAGTGGATAAAGACCATATTATATCTGTCTCTAAACTTCCAAGTAGGGAAGAGCTTATTGGTATGCTTTTATCTGTTTGGACAGCTCCAGCTCGCTATTTTGCGACAGGGCTAGACAATCTAAGAAAGCAAAAAGAACAAAACTCATAG
- the rpmG gene encoding 50S ribosomal protein L33, giving the protein MAKGNVIKIGLKCSECGDINYSTTKNAKTKTEKLELKKFCPRLNKHTIHKEVKLKS; this is encoded by the coding sequence ATGGCTAAGGGTAATGTGATAAAAATTGGTTTGAAATGTTCGGAATGTGGGGACATTAACTACAGCACAACTAAAAATGCTAAAACAAAAACAGAAAAACTGGAGCTCAAGAAGTTCTGCCCTAGGCTTAACAAACACACTATTCACAAAGAAGTTAAGCTTAAAAGCTAG
- the rplL gene encoding 50S ribosomal protein L7/L12: MAITKEDVLEYIGGLSVLELSELVKAFEEKFGVSAAPTVVAGAVAGGAAGGAAEEKTDFSVVLVEAGANKINVIKVVREITGLGLKEAKDATEKTPHTLKEGVNKDDAEAFKKKLEEAGAKVEIK; encoded by the coding sequence ATGGCTATCACAAAAGAAGATGTGTTGGAATATATCGGCGGACTCTCTGTTCTAGAACTTTCAGAACTTGTAAAAGCTTTTGAAGAGAAATTTGGCGTTAGTGCTGCGCCAACAGTGGTTGCTGGCGCAGTTGCTGGTGGAGCAGCTGGTGGAGCAGCTGAAGAAAAAACTGATTTTAGCGTTGTCCTAGTGGAAGCTGGTGCAAACAAAATCAATGTTATCAAAGTTGTGCGAGAAATCACTGGTCTTGGACTCAAAGAGGCAAAAGATGCGACAGAAAAAACTCCCCACACACTCAAAGAAGGTGTCAATAAAGATGATGCTGAAGCGTTTAAGAAAAAACTTGAAGAAGCTGGTGCAAAAGTTGAGATTAAATAA
- the tuf gene encoding elongation factor Tu yields the protein MAKEKFVKNKPHVNIGTIGHVDHGKTTLSAAISAVLATKGLAEMKDYDKIDNAPEERERGITIATSHIEYETENRHYAHVDCPGHADYVKNMITGAAQMDGAILVVSAADGPMPQTREHILLSRQVGVPYIVVFLNKQDMVDDQELLDLVEMEVRELLSAYDFPGDDTPIVAGSALKALEEAKAGSVGDWGQKVLDLMAKVDEYIPTPERDTEKTFLMPVEDVFSIAGRGTVVTGRIERGVVKVGDEVEIVGIRDTQKTTVTGVEMFRKELDKGEAGDNVGILLRGTKKEEVERGMVLCKPGSITPHSEFEGEIYVLSKDEGGRHTPFFNNYRPQFYVRTTDVTGSIKLPDGVEMVMPGDNVKITVELISPIALELGTKFAIREGGRTVGAGVVSKIIK from the coding sequence ATGGCAAAGGAAAAATTTGTCAAGAATAAGCCCCATGTCAATATTGGGACAATTGGGCATGTTGACCACGGTAAAACAACTCTAAGTGCTGCTATATCTGCTGTTCTTGCGACAAAAGGTCTTGCAGAAATGAAAGATTACGACAAAATCGATAACGCTCCTGAGGAGAGAGAAAGAGGGATTACTATCGCAACTTCTCATATCGAATACGAAACAGAAAATCGCCACTATGCACATGTGGATTGTCCAGGACACGCCGACTATGTAAAAAATATGATTACAGGTGCGGCACAAATGGATGGGGCTATTCTTGTTGTCTCTGCTGCAGATGGTCCTATGCCACAAACTCGTGAGCATATCTTGCTATCTCGTCAAGTAGGTGTGCCATATATTGTTGTTTTCTTGAATAAGCAAGATATGGTTGATGATCAAGAATTGCTTGACTTGGTGGAAATGGAGGTTAGAGAGCTTCTTAGTGCGTATGACTTCCCTGGAGATGATACACCTATCGTAGCTGGATCAGCTCTTAAAGCCCTAGAAGAAGCCAAAGCTGGTAGCGTTGGTGATTGGGGACAAAAGGTTCTAGATCTTATGGCGAAAGTTGATGAGTATATCCCTACTCCAGAGCGCGATACAGAAAAAACTTTCCTTATGCCAGTAGAGGATGTTTTTTCAATTGCTGGTCGTGGGACAGTTGTAACCGGCAGGATTGAAAGAGGTGTTGTTAAAGTTGGCGATGAAGTAGAAATCGTTGGCATTCGAGATACACAAAAGACAACAGTTACTGGTGTCGAAATGTTTAGAAAAGAGCTAGACAAAGGTGAAGCTGGGGATAATGTTGGTATTCTCTTGAGAGGGACGAAGAAAGAGGAAGTAGAGAGAGGTATGGTTCTTTGTAAACCCGGTTCCATTACTCCTCATAGCGAATTTGAAGGTGAGATCTATGTCCTATCCAAAGATGAAGGTGGCAGACATACTCCATTCTTCAATAACTATCGCCCACAATTCTATGTGCGAACGACCGATGTAACAGGTTCTATCAAGTTACCAGATGGTGTAGAAATGGTTATGCCTGGCGATAATGTCAAAATCACTGTCGAGCTTATCAGCCCTATCGCACTTGAGCTTGGGACTAAATTTGCCATCCGTGAAGGCGGTAGAACTGTCGGCGCTGGTGTTGTAAGCAAGATTATCAAGTAA
- the secE gene encoding preprotein translocase subunit SecE, which produces MKKIITYYKAAKEELLKVVFPTKEQIRNALISVVVVVIVVALFLGLVDLILFASVSKFFGD; this is translated from the coding sequence ATGAAAAAAATAATTACTTACTATAAAGCAGCAAAAGAAGAGCTTCTTAAAGTTGTTTTTCCAACAAAAGAACAAATTCGAAATGCTCTAATATCTGTAGTTGTTGTGGTTATTGTGGTTGCTTTGTTTTTGGGTCTAGTCGATCTTATTTTGTTTGCTTCTGTGTCTAAATTTTTTGGAGATTAG